Proteins encoded together in one Bradyrhizobium sp. CB82 window:
- a CDS encoding recombinase family protein, with protein sequence MSKITPEHLARQAVVYIRQSTADQVINNRESQRRQYGLADRARQLGWSEVVVIDDDLGRSGGGTARPGFEKLLAAICEGRVGAVVSIEASRLARNGRDWHTLLEFCGLVGTLIVDEDGVYDPRHPNDRLLLGMKGTMSEMELSIFRQRSLEALKQKARRGELFLNVAIGYLKVSHDRIEKDPDRRIQEALALVFTKFAEMQTLRQVHLWLRQERITLPAVGRGPEGRHVEWKLPVYNTIYHILTNPAYAGAYAFGRSGSRVTIEAGRKRIVRGFRRERNDWEVLIKDHHEGYITWAEFERNQRLITDNANGKSFMSRGSVRRGEGLLAGLLRCGHCGRKLHVAYSGTHSTVGRYHCRGSQINHGGDPCISFGGLRADRAISAEVIARLQPLGVQAALAAMEARGREHADKLRQLELTLEQARYEATRARRRYEAVDPDNRLVAGELERRWNERLVAVRELEGERETLLATPEMTLSDIDRDRLLALGADLERAWESPGATAATRKRIIRCLIHEIVVRIRDEVLDLIVHWHGGDHTALQVRKNRTGEHRWSTAADVVDLVRVLARQMPDSTIAAVLNRASKSTGRGNSWTRVRVRSLRNQHAIAAYREGERAERGEVTLDEAATALKVSPSTVRRLIEEQSLPAQQLCKGAPWMIKAVDLEHPNVKRAAHARRFRRPSSGDPGQKELQL encoded by the coding sequence GTGAGCAAGATCACGCCTGAGCACCTTGCTCGCCAGGCCGTCGTCTACATTCGTCAGTCGACGGCCGACCAGGTTATCAACAACCGCGAGAGCCAGCGCCGCCAGTACGGCTTGGCCGACCGTGCGCGGCAGCTGGGCTGGAGCGAGGTGGTCGTAATCGACGACGATCTCGGTCGCTCTGGTGGCGGCACCGCGCGTCCCGGGTTCGAGAAGCTGCTCGCCGCCATTTGCGAAGGGCGAGTTGGCGCTGTGGTCTCGATTGAGGCCTCTCGGCTGGCCCGCAACGGCAGGGATTGGCATACGCTCCTGGAGTTCTGCGGGCTCGTTGGAACACTGATCGTCGATGAGGATGGCGTCTACGATCCGCGCCACCCCAACGACCGCCTTCTGCTCGGCATGAAGGGCACGATGAGCGAGATGGAGCTGTCTATCTTTCGGCAACGCTCGCTTGAAGCCTTGAAGCAGAAGGCACGCAGGGGTGAGCTCTTCCTCAACGTCGCTATCGGCTATCTCAAGGTTTCCCACGATCGGATCGAGAAGGACCCTGATCGGCGCATTCAGGAGGCGCTCGCACTCGTGTTCACTAAGTTTGCCGAGATGCAGACACTGCGCCAGGTCCACCTCTGGTTACGGCAGGAGCGAATCACTTTGCCCGCGGTCGGCCGTGGCCCCGAGGGCCGCCACGTCGAATGGAAGTTACCAGTGTACAATACGATCTACCACATCCTGACCAACCCCGCCTATGCTGGCGCCTATGCCTTCGGGCGCTCGGGCAGTCGGGTGACGATCGAGGCCGGCCGCAAGAGGATCGTGCGGGGCTTCCGGCGCGAGCGCAACGACTGGGAGGTTTTGATCAAGGACCACCATGAGGGCTACATTACGTGGGCGGAGTTCGAGAGGAATCAGCGCCTGATCACCGACAACGCCAACGGAAAAAGCTTCATGAGTCGTGGCTCGGTCCGCCGCGGCGAAGGCCTTCTCGCGGGGCTTCTTCGTTGCGGCCACTGCGGCCGCAAACTTCACGTTGCCTACAGCGGCACGCACAGTACTGTCGGGCGCTATCATTGCCGCGGTAGCCAGATCAACCATGGTGGAGATCCGTGCATCTCATTCGGCGGTCTGCGCGCGGATCGCGCGATCAGCGCGGAGGTCATCGCGCGGCTGCAGCCGCTGGGTGTACAGGCGGCGCTGGCGGCCATGGAAGCGCGCGGGCGCGAACACGCCGACAAGCTGCGTCAGCTCGAGTTGACTCTGGAGCAGGCACGCTACGAGGCAACTCGCGCTCGTCGGCGATACGAGGCTGTCGATCCGGACAATCGCCTTGTTGCCGGCGAGCTGGAGCGGCGCTGGAACGAACGCCTGGTCGCTGTCCGCGAGCTTGAGGGCGAGCGCGAGACGTTGTTGGCTACGCCGGAGATGACGTTGAGCGACATCGATCGCGATCGGTTACTTGCGCTTGGTGCCGATCTCGAGAGAGCTTGGGAAAGTCCGGGTGCAACAGCTGCGACGCGCAAGAGGATCATCCGATGCTTGATCCATGAGATCGTTGTGCGCATCCGCGACGAGGTGCTGGACTTGATTGTCCACTGGCATGGCGGCGATCACACGGCATTGCAGGTGAGGAAGAACCGCACCGGCGAGCACCGCTGGAGCACCGCGGCAGATGTGGTCGATCTCGTTCGTGTCCTCGCGCGTCAGATGCCCGACAGCACCATCGCCGCGGTTCTCAACCGCGCCAGTAAGTCGACGGGGCGGGGCAACAGTTGGACCCGTGTCCGCGTTCGCAGCCTGCGCAACCAACACGCCATCGCGGCCTACCGAGAGGGCGAGCGCGCCGAGCGTGGAGAGGTCACTTTGGACGAAGCTGCAACTGCGTTGAAAGTCAGTCCTTCGACGGTTCGCCGTCTGATCGAAGAACAGAGCTTGCCTGCGCAGCAGCTATGCAAAGGCGCACCGTG
- a CDS encoding methyl-accepting chemotaxis protein: MWHNRISNLALVLSVPAATVAANTDVLSIHFWSGLLVGGLMLVLSFATSTRTKAAEATLDDRMAVNAFESLKDGIVVFDADSCVLSNDAAAYILGFANRHEMRGLALASLSLDPQPNGKSVAQMFEETNKAVMEAGHVAIEWWLRRKDQTSIPVRTSLVVSNFEGRPIVVSGWQDITDLVRMREERLCLANNFENDVSRVVDVVASSIRNMQTVSLTIRSSTDDVCLRTEGMTGIVKKTEENSSAVASAAQEFSASISEIRRQVSTAANISQSARDKTAHAEATLNELVASVTKISSVVQLIEGIASQTNLLALNATIEAARAGEAGRGFAVVASEVKNLAAQAAKATSEVDAQILAIRERTGLTTAAMADIAGIIDKMREISSSISAAIEAQSIVTNDISKSITLISSDMGEASRDIDRLNDASRASGSSAGQVVDNVQELSTNLGSLEGQVNDFLIKIRA; encoded by the coding sequence ATGTGGCACAATCGAATATCTAATCTCGCGCTGGTGTTGTCTGTTCCGGCTGCAACCGTGGCTGCCAATACAGACGTGTTGTCAATTCACTTCTGGAGCGGGCTGCTCGTTGGTGGATTGATGCTGGTTCTTTCGTTCGCGACATCGACGCGAACGAAGGCTGCAGAAGCAACTCTGGACGACCGGATGGCCGTCAATGCGTTTGAGTCGCTTAAAGACGGTATCGTGGTTTTCGACGCCGACAGCTGCGTCCTGAGCAACGATGCAGCAGCTTACATACTTGGCTTTGCTAACAGACATGAAATGAGAGGGCTGGCACTTGCCTCGCTTTCGCTTGATCCGCAGCCGAACGGCAAGAGCGTTGCGCAGATGTTCGAAGAGACCAATAAAGCGGTAATGGAAGCAGGCCATGTCGCAATCGAGTGGTGGCTTCGCCGCAAAGATCAGACTTCCATTCCGGTCAGAACAAGTCTTGTCGTTTCGAACTTCGAAGGCCGCCCGATAGTCGTGAGTGGTTGGCAGGACATAACTGATCTGGTCCGGATGCGCGAGGAGCGGTTGTGCCTTGCGAACAATTTCGAAAACGATGTGTCGCGGGTTGTCGATGTTGTGGCGAGCTCCATAAGGAACATGCAAACAGTCTCGTTGACAATTAGGTCATCCACAGACGATGTTTGCCTTCGCACTGAGGGCATGACCGGGATCGTGAAAAAGACGGAGGAAAACTCGAGCGCCGTTGCCTCAGCTGCCCAAGAATTCTCCGCTTCAATCTCTGAGATCAGGAGGCAGGTCTCGACAGCGGCGAACATTTCGCAATCTGCACGGGATAAGACGGCGCACGCTGAAGCAACACTCAACGAGCTCGTTGCGTCGGTTACGAAGATCAGCAGCGTCGTCCAACTCATCGAGGGAATAGCATCACAGACCAATTTGCTGGCGCTCAACGCGACGATTGAGGCCGCGCGAGCTGGGGAAGCGGGCAGAGGTTTTGCAGTGGTGGCAAGCGAAGTAAAGAATCTTGCGGCCCAGGCCGCAAAGGCGACGAGCGAGGTTGATGCTCAGATTCTTGCAATTCGGGAAAGGACGGGATTGACGACTGCGGCGATGGCTGACATCGCTGGGATCATAGACAAGATGCGCGAAATATCGAGCAGCATATCGGCTGCGATAGAAGCGCAATCAATTGTCACAAATGACATCTCGAAGAGCATCACACTCATTAGTTCGGATATGGGCGAGGCATCCCGAGATATTGACCGACTGAATGATGCATCGCGCGCCTCTGGCTCATCGGCGGGCCAGGTCGTTGATAACGTCCAAGAGCTGAGCACGAATCTTGGTTCGTTGGAGGGACAGGTCAACGACTTCTTGATCAAAATACGGGCGTAG
- a CDS encoding NEL-type E3 ubiquitin ligase domain-containing protein, whose amino-acid sequence MNAERAQLGAGTSSETSDSENYEPGSPAAAQWGEALTDARAGATNPASSQDQVLASWAAEEGRHADEDRQQAVSRTMAWQQEGDLNETLDLSSLSLTALPASLPAGLRRLNVDDNQLTSVTHNLPAGLQRLYASNNRLTSLPELPAALRRLYAISNGLTSMPANLPRGLRRLNVTNNQLTSLPVLPANLRELDASGNRLTSLPDLPAELERLNVDYNQLANLPELPAGLEWLSANNNQLSSLPASVPPDLLWLGASNNQITSVPATLMTQLGRDSSVDLENNPLPGVVQTNLATAMHSGDYAGPQIFFSMAEGVLEVEPRPLHEVVADWLEGQPDAVVAWQGFAQEPGAQDYARFLDRLRGTVNSRNDAFRQAVVDDLQRVAVRPQLREQFFQLAFAASESCEDRITLTWNGMRTARLNADVQDGAYDGRLDELLQHGRVMFRLEALNEIARETVNSLRRADPEADIDEIEVYLAYQTQLREPLELRHIAPDMRFLNVSHVTEDDVARAEMSVRRQEATGFADYLATRWQPWESAVRRIAPQEEAAMQERLVDAMDDEFRTRLQQRLADYQLSGDNPASSSTPWLHDAERQLGAEIRNEIAREIKTEVMHRVLRDRGLSL is encoded by the coding sequence ATGAATGCAGAGCGGGCCCAGCTTGGCGCTGGCACTTCTTCCGAAACTTCCGATTCTGAAAATTACGAACCAGGGTCCCCGGCTGCGGCGCAGTGGGGTGAAGCCTTGACGGATGCGCGGGCGGGCGCGACGAATCCGGCCTCATCGCAGGATCAGGTCCTGGCGAGCTGGGCTGCCGAAGAGGGGCGGCACGCGGATGAGGATCGGCAACAGGCGGTCAGTCGGACGATGGCTTGGCAGCAGGAAGGTGATCTCAACGAGACGCTGGATCTGTCGTCCCTGTCCCTGACCGCATTGCCCGCTTCCCTGCCGGCCGGGCTGCGTCGCCTGAACGTAGACGATAATCAGCTGACGAGCGTGACCCATAACCTTCCGGCCGGTCTCCAGCGGCTCTACGCTAGCAACAATCGGCTGACCAGTCTGCCCGAGCTTCCAGCCGCGCTACGGCGGCTCTACGCGATCAGCAACGGACTGACCAGCATGCCTGCAAATTTACCACGTGGGCTCCGGCGCTTGAATGTCACCAACAACCAGCTGACGAGTCTGCCAGTCCTTCCGGCAAACCTTCGAGAGCTGGACGCCAGCGGCAATCGGCTAACCAGCCTGCCCGACCTTCCAGCCGAGCTCGAGCGTCTGAACGTCGACTACAATCAACTGGCCAATCTGCCCGAGCTCCCGGCCGGGCTCGAATGGCTCAGTGCCAACAACAACCAGCTGAGCAGTCTGCCCGCGTCGGTGCCGCCAGACCTCCTATGGCTCGGCGCCAGCAATAACCAGATTACCAGCGTGCCCGCGACCTTGATGACTCAGCTAGGCCGCGACTCCAGCGTTGATCTCGAGAATAATCCGCTGCCCGGGGTGGTGCAGACCAACCTGGCGACAGCCATGCATTCGGGGGACTATGCTGGCCCGCAGATCTTTTTCTCGATGGCCGAAGGAGTGCTGGAGGTTGAGCCGCGGCCCCTACATGAGGTCGTCGCGGATTGGCTTGAGGGGCAGCCGGACGCGGTGGTTGCCTGGCAGGGCTTCGCCCAAGAGCCGGGTGCCCAGGATTATGCTCGTTTTCTCGACAGGCTACGGGGCACTGTGAACTCTAGAAACGACGCCTTCCGACAAGCAGTGGTCGACGATCTGCAGCGAGTGGCGGTCAGGCCGCAATTGCGCGAGCAGTTTTTCCAGCTGGCTTTTGCAGCGAGCGAGAGTTGCGAGGACCGCATTACTTTGACCTGGAACGGCATGCGGACTGCGCGCCTGAACGCTGACGTTCAGGACGGCGCCTACGACGGACGCCTTGACGAACTGCTCCAACACGGCCGTGTCATGTTCCGCTTGGAGGCGCTGAACGAGATCGCGCGCGAGACGGTCAATTCGCTCCGCCGCGCCGACCCGGAGGCCGACATCGACGAGATAGAAGTCTATCTTGCATACCAGACCCAGCTGCGAGAGCCGCTGGAACTGCGGCACATCGCTCCGGATATGCGCTTCTTGAACGTCTCCCACGTCACCGAGGACGACGTTGCCAGGGCCGAGATGTCGGTCCGCAGGCAGGAGGCGACGGGCTTCGCGGACTATCTGGCTACGCGCTGGCAACCTTGGGAGAGCGCGGTGAGGCGCATCGCACCCCAAGAGGAAGCAGCGATGCAGGAGCGGCTCGTCGATGCGATGGACGATGAGTTTCGAACTCGCTTGCAGCAACGGCTCGCCGACTATCAGCTGAGCGGCGACAACCCAGCATCCTCATCCACGCCCTGGCTGCACGATGCCGAGCGGCAGCTCGGAGCCGAGATCCGCAATGAGATTGCCCGCGAGATCAAAACCGAGGTAATGCACCGGGTGCTCAGGGATCGCGGCCTTAGTTTATAA
- a CDS encoding zincin-like metallopeptidase domain-containing protein, with amino-acid sequence MCKRHPRNAPGQNRAGLYAEITDNIIAELEAGRVPWVQPWGTAAAEAPLAMPNNAATKRRYSGINILILWGAVIERGFAGQSWLTFRQALSLGGHVRKGERGTTVVYADRFVPNDEKQRATETGEEALAIPFLKRFTVFNADQCDGLPAEIATTAPPPPQGLIEPAVEALIKATGIDFRISGDRAFYAPAEDYVQVPPPQAYFEPINWHRTALHELGHASGHSSRLNRDLSGSFGTKKYAFEELIAELSAAFSCASLGIVPTVRHADYIASWLEVLREDNRAIVRAASQASKAADYILGFLPGAVVGATAENVESEAA; translated from the coding sequence ATGTGTAAACGACATCCTCGCAACGCGCCGGGCCAGAACCGGGCAGGCCTTTATGCCGAAATTACCGATAACATCATTGCCGAGCTCGAAGCCGGCCGTGTGCCATGGGTGCAGCCGTGGGGGACGGCGGCGGCAGAGGCGCCGCTCGCGATGCCAAACAACGCCGCGACCAAACGGCGTTACAGCGGCATCAACATCCTGATACTTTGGGGCGCGGTCATCGAGCGCGGCTTCGCCGGTCAGAGCTGGCTCACCTTCCGCCAGGCGCTATCGCTCGGCGGCCATGTGCGCAAGGGCGAGCGTGGTACGACAGTGGTCTATGCTGACCGCTTCGTGCCAAATGATGAAAAGCAGCGCGCTACAGAGACTGGCGAGGAAGCACTGGCGATTCCGTTCCTGAAGCGCTTTACAGTGTTCAATGCCGATCAGTGCGATGGCTTGCCTGCGGAAATCGCGACCACTGCGCCTCCTCCGCCGCAAGGACTGATCGAGCCAGCTGTCGAAGCCTTGATCAAGGCGACCGGCATTGACTTCCGCATTAGCGGTGATCGCGCTTTCTATGCACCGGCAGAAGACTATGTGCAGGTACCGCCGCCGCAAGCCTACTTCGAGCCGATCAATTGGCATCGCACCGCCCTCCACGAGCTTGGCCACGCAAGCGGTCATTCTTCACGGCTCAACCGCGATCTTAGCGGCTCTTTTGGCACCAAGAAGTACGCCTTTGAGGAATTGATAGCGGAGCTGTCAGCCGCATTCTCCTGTGCCTCGCTTGGCATCGTTCCGACAGTGCGGCACGCCGATTACATTGCCTCGTGGTTAGAGGTTCTGCGAGAGGACAATCGGGCGATTGTCCGCGCTGCAAGCCAGGCCAGTAAGGCAGCGGACTACATCCTGGGCTTTTTGCCTGGTGCGGTTGTCGGCGCGACAGCGGAGAACGTGGAAAGTGAGGCCGCGTGA
- a CDS encoding MATE family efflux transporter, protein MVLAIQFKRTTPSAYLQVAIELAELAKLAWPMVLTQLGQVVMMATDLALIGRIGPEALAAAALAITIYLIGFTLGIGLLTPIAPLAAQALGAKNRAAVRRTLRMGLWAALLLSIPIMAFGLHGEQILLALGQAPEMARLAQQYLFGLVWGAVPALWFHGFRNFMAAVHRPQPVLWIAIGAIPLNALVAYVLIYGKLGLPSLGLFGAGLASSFVNLTMFLAVLWFATMRLPFRDYHVLARLWQFDWPFMRRLIAMGIPISLIVLLEYGLFSAAGLLAGLVSIRALTAHQIALQVDLVLFVVPLGISTAAAVRVGHAVGRSDGPGVKRAGLIAILLGTIAAAILTIAVVVVRFEIARLFLDGTTDGVGATTDLAANLLLIGASFFITDAAQHIAAGGLRGLKDTRVPLLFACIANWPIGFTLSYVLGLKIGLGAIGIWIGLSIGTGIYAGLLVVRFLLLASKFAPQRCPASS, encoded by the coding sequence ATGGTCCTGGCCATCCAGTTCAAACGGACGACACCTAGCGCTTATCTTCAGGTCGCCATCGAGCTTGCCGAACTTGCGAAGCTCGCATGGCCGATGGTGCTGACGCAGCTTGGGCAAGTCGTAATGATGGCCACCGATCTTGCCTTGATCGGGCGCATCGGCCCGGAGGCGCTTGCTGCGGCGGCGTTAGCCATCACGATCTACCTCATAGGGTTCACCCTCGGCATTGGTTTGCTGACCCCGATCGCGCCGCTGGCAGCGCAGGCGCTTGGGGCGAAAAACCGTGCCGCTGTGCGACGTACGCTGCGCATGGGACTCTGGGCGGCATTGCTGCTATCGATCCCCATCATGGCCTTCGGGCTACACGGAGAGCAAATACTGCTTGCTTTGGGCCAAGCGCCCGAGATGGCGCGCCTCGCGCAGCAATACCTGTTCGGACTAGTTTGGGGCGCGGTGCCGGCACTGTGGTTTCACGGTTTTCGCAACTTCATGGCTGCGGTCCACCGGCCGCAGCCAGTCTTGTGGATTGCGATTGGGGCCATCCCTCTCAACGCGCTCGTGGCTTATGTGCTGATCTATGGGAAGCTGGGTCTGCCGTCGCTTGGGCTTTTCGGAGCCGGCCTTGCGAGCAGCTTCGTGAACTTGACGATGTTCTTGGCCGTATTGTGGTTCGCTACAATGCGCCTCCCCTTCCGTGACTATCACGTGCTCGCGCGTCTGTGGCAATTCGATTGGCCGTTCATGCGGCGATTGATTGCGATGGGGATTCCGATCTCACTCATTGTTTTGCTGGAATACGGACTTTTTTCGGCCGCGGGGCTGCTCGCGGGCCTGGTCAGCATCAGAGCGCTTACTGCCCATCAGATCGCCCTTCAGGTCGACTTGGTCCTATTCGTGGTTCCACTAGGCATCAGCACGGCGGCGGCCGTGCGCGTCGGTCACGCCGTCGGTCGCAGCGACGGTCCAGGCGTCAAAAGAGCAGGGCTGATTGCTATACTCCTTGGCACTATCGCTGCTGCGATACTGACTATCGCGGTTGTCGTCGTGCGTTTTGAAATTGCCCGCCTGTTTCTGGACGGGACGACTGATGGTGTCGGCGCGACGACAGATTTGGCCGCAAACCTCCTTTTAATCGGCGCGAGCTTCTTTATCACTGATGCCGCGCAGCACATTGCGGCCGGCGGTTTGCGTGGACTTAAGGACACCCGCGTCCCGCTTCTGTTCGCCTGCATAGCTAATTGGCCGATCGGTTTCACCCTTAGCTACGTGCTTGGCTTGAAGATCGGGCTTGGTGCAATTGGTATCTGGATCGGCTTGTCAATTGGCACGGGCATCTACGCGGGTCTTCTCGTCGTGCGTTTCCTGCTGCTCGCGAGCAAGTTTGCTCCCCAGAGGTGTCCCGCAAGCTCTTAA
- a CDS encoding response regulator transcription factor, with amino-acid sequence MSELSQASQPRTDADEPIVLIVDDDASMRKALTNLFESVGLKVKAFGSAAEILQAKPPEVPSCLVLDIRLPGSSGLDLQSDLAEAKIDTPIIFITGHGDIPMTVQAMKSGAVDFLTKPVREQDLLDAVRAAIERDRKRRDLDKTVVDLRSRFENLTPRERDVLALVTSGLLNKQVAGELGLAEITVKIYRGQVMRKMGAKSLADLIRMSEALGISRPKGNLQT; translated from the coding sequence ATGAGCGAGCTGTCGCAAGCGTCGCAGCCGCGCACAGATGCCGATGAGCCGATCGTCTTGATCGTCGACGACGACGCTTCGATGCGCAAGGCTCTCACAAATCTGTTTGAATCGGTGGGGCTCAAGGTCAAGGCTTTTGGCTCAGCGGCGGAGATTTTGCAGGCGAAGCCGCCCGAGGTGCCGAGCTGCCTCGTGCTCGACATCCGCCTACCAGGATCGAGCGGCCTCGATCTGCAGTCCGATCTCGCCGAGGCCAAGATCGACACGCCTATTATCTTTATCACAGGTCATGGCGATATTCCCATGACCGTCCAGGCCATGAAGAGCGGTGCGGTCGACTTCCTGACCAAGCCGGTACGCGAGCAGGACCTCCTCGACGCGGTCCGGGCCGCGATCGAACGAGACCGCAAGCGGCGCGACCTCGACAAAACAGTCGTTGACCTGCGATCCCGGTTCGAAAATCTGACCCCACGCGAGCGCGATGTTCTCGCCCTGGTCACTTCCGGGCTGCTGAACAAGCAGGTGGCGGGCGAGCTTGGACTGGCAGAAATTACCGTCAAAATCTACCGCGGGCAGGTCATGCGCAAAATGGGCGCGAAGTCGCTGGCCGATCTCATTAGAATGAGTGAAGCTCTCGGAATTTCCCGCCCAAAAGGGAACTTACAAACCTAA
- a CDS encoding response regulator yields the protein MSMPSVISLIDDDPSVRTATNNLLAAYGYLVHTFASAEEFLRAPQLGETSCVITDVQMSAMSGIDLLTHMRSLGHRMPFIFITAFPDDAVRSRAIKAGGICFLAKPFATAALIKCLTIALSGSGGTSA from the coding sequence TTGTCAATGCCCTCTGTCATTTCCCTCATCGACGATGATCCATCCGTTCGTACCGCAACGAACAACCTTCTGGCAGCGTATGGATACTTGGTCCATACTTTTGCCTCCGCCGAGGAGTTCCTCCGCGCGCCCCAATTGGGTGAAACATCCTGCGTGATTACTGACGTCCAAATGTCGGCCATGAGCGGAATTGACCTGCTCACGCATATGCGCAGCCTCGGTCATCGTATGCCTTTCATCTTCATCACGGCCTTTCCAGATGATGCCGTGCGCTCGCGAGCGATCAAGGCTGGAGGAATTTGCTTTCTTGCCAAACCTTTTGCCACGGCCGCGTTGATCAAGTGTTTGACGATTGCGCTATCTGGGTCAGGTGGAACTAGCGCGTGA
- a CDS encoding AAA family ATPase has product MKLKSVRVENFRGVRSAVMSDLGEMVVLAGQNGSGKSCILDAIRLLKSVYGGYQPNEFHQWFGEFQINFNDPRAFASIFNDSTKRLFLQIEVELHEEERRHLKEQAKDLITMQVWKTLMPELQGWRSLDAAPFTAQFRSRHSEVEEAAKRDQDLFNAEIDQPTISALLTIEPGQPPEFAPSKTLELMFTNFDPEHVGVIDYHGAHRMFNREQINQINVNLNAVEEQRKQSVLYNYNAKYSNVKSEMAALYVREALAEKAGTKLDGQSSLTDTLKELFATFFPEKEFLGPQPRPDGSLYFPVKVGGRETHDLDELSSGEKEILYGYLRLRSSAPKRSVVLLDEPELHLNPRLTRNLPDFYHRHLAKELGNQVWLITHSDAILRESVGRLGVSVFHMTLSAHTPVGQDQAHRIEADQDLERAVIDMVGDLAAYNPGAKVMIFEGEDSDFDVRMTSELFPDLLAKVNAVSGTNKTRVRGLHSLLETLVQADRLPPMRVYSITDKDSEKGNVAGTTRFAWDVYHIENYLLVPEFIKSALNDILGGKDIPSEKAIEDELVNCARETLVSLVVHDACDAANREIIAAISTRIDPRSANPGQALSNAVQGSRSRIDELIQNSLSPVALERMTQTHQQRFQADLQNGEWRKSFRGRDILKLFVGRHGGGVKYEAFRNVIIARMRDKGYQPPGMKKILDQVLAPQPLVRPS; this is encoded by the coding sequence GTGAAGCTCAAAAGCGTTCGGGTCGAAAACTTTCGTGGTGTGCGCTCGGCTGTTATGAGCGATCTGGGAGAGATGGTTGTATTAGCCGGGCAGAATGGGTCGGGCAAATCGTGCATATTGGATGCGATTCGTCTCCTCAAGTCTGTTTATGGCGGTTACCAGCCGAATGAATTTCACCAATGGTTCGGCGAGTTCCAGATCAATTTTAACGACCCACGAGCGTTTGCCTCAATCTTCAATGACTCCACAAAGCGCCTATTTCTACAGATCGAAGTAGAGCTTCACGAAGAGGAACGCCGTCATCTGAAGGAACAAGCGAAAGACCTGATCACGATGCAGGTCTGGAAAACGCTTATGCCAGAGCTTCAGGGTTGGCGCAGTCTGGACGCAGCGCCGTTTACAGCCCAGTTCAGGAGCCGCCATTCGGAGGTGGAAGAAGCGGCCAAGCGCGATCAGGATCTGTTCAATGCTGAAATCGATCAGCCGACCATATCAGCACTTCTCACCATTGAGCCCGGGCAGCCTCCCGAATTTGCTCCATCGAAAACCCTGGAACTGATGTTCACCAACTTCGATCCGGAACACGTTGGCGTGATTGATTATCATGGCGCTCACCGCATGTTCAATCGGGAGCAAATCAACCAGATCAATGTCAACCTAAACGCCGTGGAGGAGCAGAGAAAGCAAAGTGTCCTCTATAATTATAACGCAAAGTACTCCAACGTAAAAAGTGAGATGGCCGCCCTTTACGTGCGTGAGGCTTTGGCTGAAAAGGCTGGAACTAAACTGGATGGACAAAGTTCGCTCACTGATACTCTCAAAGAGCTTTTTGCAACGTTCTTTCCTGAAAAGGAATTTCTTGGGCCGCAACCACGTCCGGACGGTAGCTTATATTTCCCTGTTAAAGTTGGCGGCCGAGAGACACATGATCTCGATGAATTAAGTTCTGGCGAAAAAGAAATCTTGTACGGCTATCTGCGCCTGCGGAGTTCCGCGCCTAAACGTTCGGTGGTCCTGCTCGATGAGCCTGAACTGCATCTGAATCCGAGGCTGACACGAAATCTTCCGGACTTTTATCATAGGCACTTGGCTAAGGAGTTGGGAAATCAGGTTTGGCTGATCACGCATTCGGATGCGATTTTAAGGGAAAGTGTTGGGCGGCTGGGCGTGTCCGTATTTCACATGACCCTCAGTGCTCATACACCGGTTGGACAAGATCAGGCACATCGCATCGAAGCCGATCAGGATCTTGAGCGCGCGGTCATCGACATGGTGGGAGATTTGGCTGCCTATAATCCGGGGGCGAAGGTAATGATATTCGAAGGCGAGGACTCGGATTTTGATGTGAGGATGACTTCAGAGTTGTTCCCTGACTTGCTTGCGAAAGTGAATGCTGTTTCGGGAACCAACAAAACACGAGTGAGAGGACTTCACTCCCTATTAGAAACGCTGGTGCAAGCGGATCGACTTCCGCCTATGCGTGTCTATTCAATTACAGATAAGGACTCCGAAAAGGGAAATGTTGCTGGTACCACCCGGTTCGCTTGGGACGTGTATCACATTGAAAATTATTTGCTCGTTCCAGAATTCATCAAGAGTGCTCTGAATGATATTTTAGGTGGAAAGGACATCCCCTCCGAGAAGGCAATCGAGGACGAACTCGTCAACTGCGCACGGGAAACACTGGTGTCCTTGGTGGTGCATGACGCTTGCGATGCCGCTAACCGTGAGATCATCGCGGCGATAAGCACTAGGATTGATCCTAGATCAGCAAATCCTGGGCAAGCTCTGTCAAACGCAGTTCAGGGCTCAAGAAGTAGGATCGACGAGTTGATCCAAAACAGTCTCTCGCCTGTTGCTCTCGAACGAATGACGCAGACCCATCAGCAGCGTTTCCAAGCCGATCTGCAAAATGGGGAGTGGAGGAAATCCTTCAGGGGGCGTGACATCCTAAAACTCTTCGTTGGACGCCACGGTGGAGGCGTAAAATACGAGGCGTTTCGGAACGTGATCATCGCTCGCATGAGGGATAAGGGGTACCAGCCGCCCGGGATGAAAAAGATTTTGGATCAAGTTCTCGCGCCCCAACCTCTTGTAAGGCCGTCTTAG